Proteins from a single region of Aerococcus viridans:
- a CDS encoding ISL3 family transposase: MSHITIIKQLCGILDNNIQIGVPEGMTLLPTEKYQDVNYIVVEGVLTYKPKACIQCGVKNTGSHDLIKHGFKPTIIRLPNSVSNPILLKLKKQRFYCKHCAQTSIAETPLVQKYCCISNSIKSQISSELVETQSMRLIAKRYHVSSPTVSRILLKAGKGLSPKGNYLPSNLGIDEFKSTNRVANAMSAVLVDTHNRRLIDIIVDRKQASLIDYFASFTWAARSSVKTVSIDLYTPYLEVIRTSFPNAKIVIDRFHIVKLLNETINSVRIKAMNIVKNSRPSDYRKLKKQWKLLLKNAEDLNFTDTYYVRQFGEEISEQRIVDFLLNISPDLLVTYTLMNELKYAISTHNIELFDEILKSTRKITLPRRARRTIRTLQKFLPYIHNSLTYTVSNGPTEGINNKIKLIKRTGFGYANFFNLRARILVQFKLKYKPSNPAPSTYEAMAS; encoded by the coding sequence ATGTCCCATATAACTATTATAAAACAACTTTGCGGAATTCTCGACAATAATATTCAAATTGGTGTACCAGAGGGAATGACTCTGCTTCCAACTGAAAAGTATCAAGATGTGAATTATATAGTCGTTGAAGGCGTCTTAACCTACAAGCCTAAGGCTTGTATCCAATGTGGTGTAAAGAATACAGGAAGCCATGATCTGATTAAACATGGGTTTAAGCCTACAATTATAAGATTACCTAATTCAGTTTCAAATCCGATATTGCTAAAACTGAAGAAGCAACGATTTTATTGTAAACATTGCGCGCAAACCTCTATTGCTGAAACACCGTTAGTACAGAAATACTGCTGTATCTCAAACTCAATAAAAAGTCAGATAAGTTCAGAATTAGTTGAAACACAATCCATGCGATTAATCGCTAAACGATATCACGTGTCGTCTCCAACAGTCTCTAGGATTCTACTGAAAGCTGGTAAAGGACTATCACCAAAAGGAAACTATCTGCCTAGTAACCTTGGTATAGATGAGTTTAAATCTACTAATCGAGTAGCCAATGCGATGAGTGCTGTCCTTGTGGACACCCATAATAGAAGGTTGATTGATATTATTGTTGATCGGAAACAAGCTTCTCTAATCGATTACTTTGCTTCCTTTACTTGGGCTGCTAGAAGTAGTGTGAAAACTGTTTCTATCGATTTGTATACACCCTATCTTGAAGTAATACGTACTAGTTTTCCTAATGCTAAGATTGTAATTGATCGATTCCATATCGTGAAGTTACTAAATGAGACAATTAATTCTGTTCGTATTAAAGCTATGAATATCGTGAAAAATAGCCGACCATCTGACTACAGAAAACTTAAAAAACAATGGAAGTTGTTGCTAAAAAATGCTGAAGACTTAAATTTCACTGATACATATTATGTTCGCCAATTTGGTGAAGAAATTTCGGAACAGCGTATTGTTGATTTCCTATTGAATATTTCGCCGGATTTATTAGTAACATATACTCTAATGAATGAGCTTAAGTACGCAATTTCTACGCATAACATTGAGCTATTTGATGAAATATTGAAGAGCACAAGGAAAATAACCTTGCCTCGACGTGCGAGAAGAACTATCAGAACTTTACAGAAGTTTTTACCATATATCCATAATTCATTAACTTATACCGTCTCAAACGGACCTACCGAAGGTATTAATAATAAGATTAAATTAATTAAGCGTACTGGTTTCGGATATGCTAATTTCTTTAATTTACGCGCTAGAATACTAGTCCAATTCAAACTAAAATACAAGCCTTCAAACCCAGCACCATCCACTTATGAAGCAATGGCAAGCTAA
- the ptsP gene encoding phosphoenolpyruvate--protein phosphotransferase yields the protein MTKLTGIAASDGVAIAKAFLVEEPDLSFEISKSNDSQQEKERLAKAIADSKVEIEKIKAVASKALSEEEAQVFDAHLMVLEDPELQQAYTQKIDDETLNAESAVRQTADFYIEIFKGMEDNPYMQERAADIKDVTDRLVAHLLGVKIPDLSTIDEEVVVVAYDLTPSDTAQLNRQFVKGFATDIGGRTSHSAIMSRSLEIAAVVGTGNVSKEINDGDTVIVDGLNGDVIVNPDDATIAEYGKIAADFLARKAEWEKLKDAETLTKDGKKFEIAANIGTPKDLEGVHANGAEAIGLYRTEFLYMDSDEMPTEDEQFESYKVVLEGMNGHPVVVRTMDIGGDKHLPYLQLPEEMNPFLGYRAIRIGLNQPELLRVQLRALLRASVYGSLRIMFPMISNLPEFRAAKAIYEEEKAKLEAEGVEVADDIQVGIMIEIPAAAVIADQFAKEVDFFSIGTNDLIQYTMAADRMNEHVSYLYQPFNPSVLRLIKNVIDASHKEGKWTGMCGEVAGEPMAAPLLVGMGLDEFSMSASSVLKIRSLISKLDSNEMAELANKVVTEATSSDEAEALIKAAVPELADL from the coding sequence GGCGTTGCCATCGCTAAAGCGTTCTTAGTTGAAGAACCTGATCTAAGTTTTGAAATTTCAAAATCTAACGATTCACAACAAGAAAAAGAACGCTTAGCAAAAGCTATAGCTGACTCAAAAGTAGAAATCGAAAAAATTAAAGCGGTTGCATCTAAAGCCTTGTCAGAAGAGGAAGCGCAAGTCTTTGACGCGCATTTAATGGTTCTTGAAGATCCGGAATTGCAACAAGCTTACACGCAAAAAATTGATGATGAAACATTGAATGCAGAATCTGCTGTTCGTCAAACAGCTGACTTCTACATCGAAATCTTCAAAGGTATGGAAGACAATCCTTATATGCAAGAACGTGCAGCTGACATCAAAGATGTTACTGACCGTTTAGTAGCACATTTATTAGGTGTTAAAATTCCTGACCTTTCAACAATTGATGAAGAAGTGGTTGTTGTGGCTTATGACTTAACACCAAGTGATACTGCACAATTGAACCGTCAGTTTGTTAAAGGTTTTGCAACTGATATCGGTGGACGTACGTCGCATTCAGCGATCATGTCTCGTTCATTAGAAATTGCAGCGGTTGTAGGGACTGGTAATGTTTCTAAAGAAATTAACGACGGTGACACTGTCATTGTGGATGGTTTAAACGGTGATGTTATTGTAAATCCTGACGACGCAACAATCGCAGAATACGGAAAAATTGCTGCTGACTTCTTAGCACGTAAAGCTGAGTGGGAAAAACTTAAAGACGCTGAGACTTTAACTAAAGACGGCAAGAAATTCGAAATCGCCGCTAACATCGGTACGCCAAAAGATTTAGAAGGTGTACACGCAAACGGTGCTGAAGCAATTGGTTTATACCGTACTGAATTCTTATACATGGATTCAGACGAAATGCCAACTGAAGATGAGCAATTCGAATCTTACAAAGTTGTTTTAGAAGGTATGAATGGTCATCCAGTCGTTGTTCGTACAATGGACATCGGTGGGGACAAACACTTACCTTACTTACAATTACCAGAAGAAATGAACCCATTCTTAGGTTACCGTGCAATCCGTATCGGATTAAACCAACCTGAATTATTACGTGTACAATTACGTGCTTTATTACGTGCGTCTGTATACGGTTCATTACGCATCATGTTCCCAATGATTTCTAATTTACCTGAATTCCGCGCTGCGAAAGCGATTTACGAGGAAGAAAAAGCTAAATTAGAAGCAGAAGGTGTTGAAGTTGCGGATGACATCCAAGTGGGAATCATGATTGAAATCCCAGCAGCTGCTGTGATTGCTGATCAATTCGCTAAAGAAGTGGACTTCTTCTCTATCGGTACTAACGACTTAATCCAATATACAATGGCGGCCGACCGTATGAACGAACACGTTTCATACCTATACCAACCATTTAATCCATCTGTATTACGATTAATTAAAAACGTTATCGATGCGAGTCATAAAGAAGGTAAATGGACTGGTATGTGTGGTGAAGTAGCCGGTGAACCAATGGCTGCCCCATTATTAGTAGGTATGGGCTTAGATGAATTCTCTATGTCTGCATCGTCTGTACTGAAAATCAGATCATTAATTTCTAAATTAGATTCAAACGAAATGGCTGAATTAGCCAACAAAGTGGTTACAGAAGCAACTTCTTCAGACGAAGCTGAAGCTTTAATTAAAGCAGCAGTTCCTGAATTAGCTGACCTATAA